ATAGAAGGCTTATTGACCCACATACgacaaaatatgtatgtatgtatgtatgtatacatgtgtgtctgtatgtctgtatgtgtgcatgtatatatgcatgtatgtatatgtatatatatgtatgtatgtatgtctgtatgtctgtatgtgtgtctgtatgtatatatgtctgtatgtatgcatgcatgtatgtatgtatttttatattttttgaatatctctattgtatgtatgtcgggttttgatttaaacatacatatattcaatgacacactggcacaggggatattaaaatcctttattgcattcaaaaatttcctcatgccgttaccgagacccgaacctgttgcacacaatcgcccgcaattgttgggccggaacgctaccaattagaccaactacgttccacaaaaatagaacgatcgttagtcgaccatattcgtaccggtccaacaaccacgcggttctaagCCCATAGCTTAGCAACGTTTGACTTAAatgcagatgtggacagacctggctcatgccgttaccgagacccgaacctgttgcacccaatcgcccgcaattgttgggccggaacgctaccaatcagaccaactacattccacaaaaatagaacgatcgttctaaggccccatggcttggcaacgtttgacttacatgcaaatgtggacagacctggcactggctatatatgtatttttatattttgaatatctctattgtatgtatgtatgtatgtatgtatatatatgtgtgtgtgtgtgtgtgtgtgtgtgtgtgtgtgtgtgtgtgtgtgtgtgtgtgtgtgatctatGTGTgcatcgctccagccagtgcaccacgactggtacatcaaataccgtggtatgtgctatcctgtctatgggatggtgcatataaaagatcccttgctgctaattgaaaagagtagcccatgaagtggcgacagctggtttcttccttcaatatctgtgtggtccttaaccatatgtccgacgatatataaccgtaaataaaatgtgttgattgcgtcgtaaaataaaacatttccttcctgtgtgtgtctgtatgtatgtgtgtctgtatgtacgtgtgtttatatgtatgtgtgtaggtgtaggtgtgtgtgtatgtatgtatgtatgtgtgtatgtatgtatgtatgtatgtatgtatgtatgaatgtatatatgtatgtacatctTACATACCAACTAAGGTGCGTTACATTCTAAACTGTGTAAATACACCAGGGTGCGTAGCTATTGTCAcaaaattgttattatatttataaaccttACATATATAGGATAGGGTGCGTATTAATCCAAAAATGAGATACAAGTACATGAGCAGTTTTCTGTTATTTATGgaagttatattattatttatttatttcagaccAGAAGTAGTCGTATATAATGGAGGACATTCACACACAACTTCTTGTAAGCATCCATCAGGAGATCATCAAAGGCAGTTTCTGCGACATTCAAATCGTATGCAAAGACGGGACAACAACCGGAAGTCGCCTTGTCCTGGCGGCGCTATCACCTTACTTCCGAGCCATGCTTTCGTCCGACATGGCAGAGAGTCGGACGGGCGTCTTAAACCTCCCCTCAGTGCCTCTGTCCGCCTTTCAAGATAttatcaaaatgtatttttgcaaaataaatattgttacagAAGATAACTGCATGCAAGTATTAGATGCTGCCGAGATGATGCAGCTTGACTACATCAAACAGCTGTGTAACTCGTACCTGCAGAAAGGTCTGGTTCTCACCTCTGAGAACTGTCTCAGTTGGTGGAGACTGCTAAAACTCTATAATTTTCTGGATTTGTCGGAGCAAGCATTTTGCTATTTGACTAAACATTTTACTAACTTTATCGCAACAGAAAATGTGATTCAGCTGTCGAAGGCAGAACTTCTAGAAATAATCTCAAAACACGACTTGGACTGTGAAGAAGACAGTGTTATGAAATGCTCTCTGAAGTGGATTGAAACCAATAATCCGGATCCAGATGACATCAGAgctatttttgaaaatgttcgGCTGGAAATCGTTGATCCACAGTTTCTAATTGATAAAGTTGTATTTTCAACTGTTGTTTGTCAAAATACTCCTCTTCAGCAAATGATTCAACACGTTTTACACACGTACCATCAAAGAGTAACACCGTGGCCAAGAATAAAATCTCGGATAAATTTGAATTCCAAACATCATGATGTATTTGTATTGCTTCATGACAAGAAATCACTTCTGTCTTGTTTCACGTCAGACGACAAGTGGGAAGACGTCCCACCAGCCCCAGTAGATCCTGGACAATGCTATTCTGCAGCAAGTTTGGACAAcaagatctacatcactggtgGTCAAACACTgaataaatgtacattaatttatgaCACCATTAGAAAAGAGTGGAAAGCAGGTTCAAACCTCAACCAGGAACACTCATGTCACTGTATGGCCACTGCTTGTTCTAAAGTGTTTGTAATAGGTGGCTTTAAGAGCAATACGATTGAACACATAAGTAAA
This DNA window, taken from Gigantopelta aegis isolate Gae_Host chromosome 4, Gae_host_genome, whole genome shotgun sequence, encodes the following:
- the LOC121372312 gene encoding kelch-like protein 8, which translates into the protein MEDIHTQLLVSIHQEIIKGSFCDIQIVCKDGTTTGSRLVLAALSPYFRAMLSSDMAESRTGVLNLPSVPLSAFQDIIKMYFCKINIVTEDNCMQVLDAAEMMQLDYIKQLCNSYLQKGLVLTSENCLSWWRLLKLYNFLDLSEQAFCYLTKHFTNFIATENVIQLSKAELLEIISKHDLDCEEDSVMKCSLKWIETNNPDPDDIRAIFENVRLEIVDPQFLIDKVVFSTVVCQNTPLQQMIQHVLHTYHQRVTPWPRIKSRINLNSKHHDVFVLLHDKKSLLSCFTSDDKWEDVPPAPVDPGQCYSAASLDNKIYITGGQTLNKCTLIYDTIRKEWKAGSNLNQEHSCHCMATACSKVFVIGGFKSNTIEHISKASTQWQVVADLGMNRRHGFALTVGKNIVIMGGGVNSNNSDVIQHLNTTTYTVSSLNTQLPCKSSALRGSVHLPDVYLLDKDGNVMHIQITDIGGEIQIQSKTKAKWKSFDYYFGVKHCDGSLLCFTTAGIRKFNLAEGKEEACTLPTPPSSSKVYNVLTFRSDIQ